The Methanoculleus taiwanensis nucleotide sequence TGATCCGGAGTTCGCGCTCGGTCCGGATCCGCTCGGAGATATCCCGCGCCACGGCAACGGCATAGCGCTCGTCCCCGAACGTCACGAACCTGATGGTGATCTCAACGGGAACCTCACAACCGTCGGCGGTCATGAGCCCGGCTACCGTAACCTGTTCCCGGCGCGCCCGGTTCTGCCCGGACGCAAAGAACTCGAGGAACCAGGCGAGGCTCGCAGGAGCGATCAGGTTGCAGAACGGAATCCGCATCAGCCTCTCCCGGTTGTAGCCAAGCTGCAGCCATGCCGACTCGTTCGTATCGATGAGAAGCCCGGTCTCAGCATCGATGAGGAAGATGGCGTCGCTCGTCTGGTCAAGGAGTGCGCGGAACCGTTCAAGCTCGGCGAGCCGGTCCTGGAGCTCGGGGTAGTAACTCTTGTGGATCGAGTGCTCCCCAAGGCCGATTATCCGCTCACGGAGCGAATCCCAGTCAGGCTCCGCATCAGAGTGCCGATGCATAGATCATCTCCACCTCCCGGTGCGTCGGCCGGCGGGGGTTCGTGGCCATGCACGGATCGTTAAGCGCCCTGAGTGCCAGATCGGAGAGATCGCACCCGGTTACCCCGAGGTTGGAAAGCGTCACACCGACGCCGAGCGACCGGCGGAAGGAAGCGATCGTATTCTGGATATGGCTCCGCCTCTCGTCGTGCCCGACCCCGCACGGGGCGGCCCCCAGGGATCGCCCGATCGCATCGTACCGCTCTGGCGCCGCGTCGTAGTTGTAGGCCGCCACATGCTCGAGAAGGAGGGCATTACACCGGCCGTGTGCCAGGTCGAGCAGGCCGCCGAGGCTGTGCGCCATGGCATGGACAGCACCGAGACTTGCATTGGAGAACGCAAGGCCGGCGTGAAGACTGCCGAGCATAGTCCGGTAGCGGATAGAGAGAGCGTCCGGTGCGGTAACGGCATCCGGAAGAGAAGAAACAAGCAGGTGTATCGCCTGCAGGGCGTGCAGGTCGGTCATGGGCGAGCTCGCATTCGAGACGTACGCCTCGATCGCGTGGCAGAGTGCATCGAGCCCCGTATCCACGGTAAGTTCGGCGTCCATCGTCGTCAGCGGGAGGGGATCGAGGAGCGATATGTCCGGGACGAGCGTCTTGCTGATGATCGCGATCTTGCGCTTCTCGCGCTCGTCGGTGATGATAGCAAACTGCGAGACGTCCGC carries:
- the ercA gene encoding alcohol dehydrogenase-like regulatory protein ErcA — encoded protein: MTPQSELELKKFVVPEFIFGSGSLDLAGRYARNFGLRKVLLVTDPGVRRAGWTERVSESLINAGISYEVFDRISPNPRAAEVMAGAEVYRATECQGIVAVGGGSPMDCAKGIGIVSSNRRSILSYEGVDQVLLPGPPLICIPTTAGSSADVSQFAIITDEREKRKIAIISKTLVPDISLLDPLPLTTMDAELTVDTGLDALCHAIEAYVSNASSPMTDLHALQAIHLLVSSLPDAVTAPDALSIRYRTMLGSLHAGLAFSNASLGAVHAMAHSLGGLLDLAHGRCNALLLEHVAAYNYDAAPERYDAIGRSLGAAPCGVGHDERRSHIQNTIASFRRSLGVGVTLSNLGVTGCDLSDLALRALNDPCMATNPRRPTHREVEMIYASAL